A genome region from Clupea harengus chromosome 7, Ch_v2.0.2, whole genome shotgun sequence includes the following:
- the LOC116221120 gene encoding uncharacterized protein LOC116221120, translated as MIPPRVHKGSKICRLDPVLDEGILRVGGRLHKSAMPEETKHPCILPKDSHISILLLRHIHERCGHNGRNHMLSELRKKYWILKGNSVARKVLSKCVMCRRSRGKASEQKMADLPLERILPDLPPFTNVGLDYFGPFEVKRGRTAIKRFVCRRGQVKHIRSDNGTNLVGAHGELKKALKSLNERKIQDALLPDGIEWSFNPPSASHHGGAWERLIRSVRQVLNSTLHQQSIDDEGLQTLFCEVEAILNNRPLCTVSSDPHDLEPLTPNHILLLKAKPILPPGTFLKSDIYARRRWKQVQYMADLFWQRWTKEYLLLLQERQKWTSLKRNLSVGDIVLVVDPTAPRGSWPLGRVLETKPDARGLVRSVKLKTKTSVLERPITKLCQILESEE; from the exons ATGATCCCACCTAGAGTGCACAAGGGCAGTAAGATCTGCAGGCTTGATCCTGTCCTAGACGAGGGCATTCTGAGAGTAGGTGGCCGACTGCACAAATCTGCAATGCCTGAGGAAACCAAACACCCCTGCATCTTGCCCAAAGACTCGCACATCTCGATACTGCTCTTAAGACACATCCATGAACGCTGTGGCCACAATGGCAGAAACCACATGCTATCGGAGCTCCGGAAAAAGTACTGGATTTTAAAAGGCAACTCAGTTGCCAGGAAGGTGCTCTCAAAATGTGTCATGTGTCGACGTTCAAGGGGCAAGGCAAGTGAACAGAAGATGGCGGATTTGCCGTTAGAAAGAATCCTACCTGACCTCCCTCCATTTACCAATGTCGGGTTGGACTACTTTGGCCCGTTTGAAGTGAAACGAGGGAGAACTGCCATCAAAAG ATTTGTCTGCAGGAGGGGCCAGGTGAAGCACATCAGGTCTGATAATGGAACAAACCTGGTGGGTGCACACGGAGAGCTCAAGAAGGCCCTGAAGTCACTGAACGAGAGGAAAATCCAAGATGCCCTGCTTCCAGATGGAATCGAATGGAGTTTCAATCCACCATCAGCATCACACCATGGCGGAGCCTGGGAAAGGCTCATAAGATCTGTCCGCCAGGTGCTGAACTCTACTCTCCATCAACAGTCCATCGATGATGAAGGCCTCCAAACACTGTTTTGCGAGGTGGAGGCAATCCTGAACAATCGtcctctctgcacagtgtccTCAGACCCACATGACCTAGAGCCACTGACCCCAAATCACATCCTGCTATTGAAAGCCAAGCCAATCCTACCCCCTGGAACCTTCTTGAAGTCCGACATCTATGCCAGACGTCGCTGGAAACAGGTCCAGTACATGGCCGATCTTTTCTGGCAAAGGTGGACCAAAGAATatcttctgctgctgcaggagaggCAGAAATGGACTTCACTAAAGAGGAACCTTAGTGTCGGAGACATTGTCCTGGTCGTTGACCCCACTGCTCCTCGAGGGTCCTGGCCATTAGGAAGAGTGCTGGAGACGAAACCTGATGCAAGGGGTCTAGTGCGGTCAGTGAAGCTCAAGACAAAAACTTCAGTCCTTGAGAGGCCCATAACCAAGCTGTGCCAAATCCTTGAGTCTGAAGAGTGA